A segment of the Zingiber officinale cultivar Zhangliang chromosome 8B, Zo_v1.1, whole genome shotgun sequence genome:
gtagctacagtactCGTTTCCTCTTTGCTCTACTTCTTTCCGCCAGAGATCttacttgaacgtcggagggtcatcgccgaggAACCACTCCCCGACTCGGCGTTGTGCTTGCAGGTCCATGTCGACGGGAGATCTACGCTTGCAGAGTCTTCAACCAGTCaacgggagcgccacatccctagcgtccatcgactcagctttcggacaggaacataagttaaatgttttatcaagatatattaattttatctatatcGATATTGATTTGGttaattttatcatttaaattattttcaaaattttttaaatttattagatctaaattatTTGATATATTTATAGGAGTATTTTGGTAAATGTCTAACTTATCATGTagatttataaaaaaatctttaaggTATCATACGTATCTCTTAAGCTACTACAAACaggaatattttgataaatatcaTTTACCTTGAGCGTAACCCCTAGTTCTAAAGACTTTTTTGTTGGTTTGGACTCGTGTTTGAGTTCTATTTTGACTTGATCCTTCAACGTTGATAAATtctcatgaagcttagccaatcgAGTCCAAATCTTGTAGATGGTGTCTCCAAATATGCACGTAATTTTGTTAAgtaataaacttaaattttaacttattacCTTTGTGTTTGTTTCTATGTTTTGAGTGGATTGCCTTGTATCATGTCGTGGTCGAAGTCACCCATCATTATGAAGCATGTCACCTAATGCTTCCATATCCTGGAGTTGTTCATTTTGTATGGTGGAGTTTTATGGTCCCAACATCTCTTTGTACAATTATTTTTCTTGCACAACACAATTTCAAAGAAATATTCTAAGATTCCATCTTGGGATAAGTAGTGcggtaaaaaataataataaatgtgaAAAATGACTCGAATGATGTTGTAccaatttcaaataaatataaGAAAATGAGAAATTTGTCAGAAGAGAATATTACATCAATTTTGACTCAAGgtgcaaatatgaaaatataaataaaaaaaaaggtgtaaaaaaaaaaatttactcaaACGATGGTTTCACTAATCTAGAGCGAAcctactctaataccaattatagaTCGAAAAGCTCTAAAGGAGGGGTGAATAACACGCATCGCTTTTTCACTTTTTCGAAAAACACGAGttaaagtagcaaaaataaagaaACGAAAAATAAAGCTAACACAGGTTAGTTATATTTGATTCGAATCTTTCAATGACTTCTACTCTAAGGTCCACACTCGTTGAATACTTTCGTTAGACAATTCACTATAAGCTTGAAGATTAATGTATGAAATTGAAagtacaaataaaaataattataccgacgactttGTGTTAAGCTTGGGCGTAGTAGTCGGAGTAGCGTTTAGGCATCGTAGAACAGTTTTCGGAGTAGCATGCGAGTATGAAAGTTGTAGCAATTGATTATTTGAAGTTGTTGGTCGAAACCTCTTTTATAAGCCTTTCTAGGCGCCTAGGTCACCCCCGGGCACCTCCACTGAAGCATATTCAATCCAACTTCGTCACTGAGTTTATCTATCTcagggcgcttggatcccttccgagcactTGGGTTACTGATGTGGTTGTACATTGGCGAAGCTCTATCCAAGTCACCTCTATCCCTTCTCGGGCGCTTGGAAGTTAACGTAGGCCAGCCAAACAGCATCTGCCGACTCATTTACTCGCGAAGTTGGATTCGGGCCATTTCGAGCGCCTGGATCCTCTTTGGTCGCCTGGATGTCCGGGCACATGGATCTCTTCCGGACGCCTGAAATGTTCTAATTCCAACTTTAATTTCTTGCATCACAGAGTTAGCAAAACAGAAATAATATGAAATATAAGTATTAAATATTTAGACAGTCTTGGGACTATCCGATCCTAACTTTAGatttcactgaaactctaggtcggatcgatgtctactgttccctcaacggggaacataAATTCACTGGATCTCTTTCTTCCAGTACTTACCTTCACCTACTAATTGTAGACTTACTTGACTTTGATCTCTTGACCCACCAAGTTTTTCTACTAGATGCCCCATCTAGACTTCAACTAATTGTCAGGTCTTacagacctaactggacttcctgTCAGATATCAACCTATTTGAGTTTTCTGCTAGttatcaggtcctccaaacctaacTAGACTTCAACATGGTATCAGCTCTCAGTAAATCTTTTAGTCCTACATACTTGATAAACAAATTAGAACGCACAACACCTAACTTTAatcttttgtcattcatcaaaacctcaaCAAAACCTGAGTTTCATTATTAGTGCTAACTATACCAATCATTCCGACTAGCGCAAGGCATGAACGCCTCATGCGGTGCCGCTCACACGGCCGCCTCATGTAGTGTTTCCTTGCCCAGTTTCGCCTCGTAGCCGCCTCACTCGGTGCCGCCTTTGTGACGCACACAGTGCCCGTGAGCTCAAGTGGTTGAGGCAGATATGCAACAAAGGACAGCTGAGGGCTTTCTGCCCGATTTAGGTGGATGAAACAAAGCCAATAAAATAATTCGCAGATGGATCTATCTATGAATTCATCCGTCCATTATTTGATAACAAATAAACATTAGAAAGGAGGAGTAATCTATCATTCTATCCCTCCTTGCGAAACGAGCAGTAGAAAACTTCCTCAACAAAGTTTTTTTCTCAGTTTTTAAACTCCCCCTCCTAAGTAAACAGAGCATTGGCTCACCACAATGACTTCCTCCCCATCGCCGATCACGCTGCTCCACCACTTCCAAGTCTCTCTGCCGCCGGACTCAGCACCGGCCGCCGCCGCCCTCCCCCTCACCTTCTTCGACATCGTCTGGCTCCCCACTGGTCCCGTCGAGCGCCTCCTCTTCTACCGCTTCCCCCACCCCACCTCCCACTTCCTCTCCCACCACCTTCCCCTCCTCACCTCCTCCCTCTCACGCGCCATCCTCCTCTTCTACCCCCTCTCCGGATGTGTCTCCCCACCTCGCGTCCCCTCCCCCGACGCCAAGTTCCAGATCCGGTTCTCCGCCGGCGACTCTGTGCCTCTCGACGTCGCAGAGAGCTCCGAAGACTTCGACCGGATCTCCGGCGACTACCCGAGGGCGTTCCGCGATCTCCACTCGATGGTACCCCGGTTGCCGATTGCCGATGACGGCTCGATCCCGCTGATGGCCTTGCAGATCACGGTGTTCCCAAATCAAGGCGTTGCCCTAGGCGTCGCCGTTCACCATGTGGCCTGCGACGATTCAAGTTCGATCCACTTCTTGAAGTCATGGGCCGCCGCTGCGATCGGAGGAGACTCGAAAGAGTCTCCGATCTCGCCGCCGCTGACCGATCGGATGGCGATCGCAGATCCGGACAGTTTGTACTTCAAGATCCTAGCCGAGATGCAATCCCTGCAATCTTCCGCGCCACCATCGTCGCCGCCTCCCGATCTGCCTCCGGAACTGGTGATCGCCTCGTTTGCGATCGGGCAGGAGCAGATCGAGCGGCTGAAACGAGACACCTCAGCTAGATCCGGCGGCGGCGCCCGCGTCTCTACCTTCATAGTGGCCTGCGCTTTCGCTTGGGCGTGCTTGGTGAGGGCTCAAGCGAGGTTCTACTCTACCAAGAAGACGGCGTACCTGCTGTTCTCTGTGGAGTGCAGGGGACGGTTGGATCCGCTGGTTCCGGCGAGCTACTTTGGAAACTGCCTCCGGCCGTGCTTTGTGGAGGTAGGGGTGAGGGATCTGCTGAACGGCGAGGGCGTCTTTGCGGCGGCGGAAGCGATCGGGAAGGCGATCAAGGGGCTGGAAGAGGGAGGAGTGCTCAAGGGGGCGGAGGGATGGTTGCAGAAGATAATCTCTCTAGTGCCAGAGCGGCCAATGTCTATTGCCGGGTCGCCGAGGTATAGGGTTTACGATGTGGACTTCGGGTGGGGGAAGCCGATGAAGGTGGAGATGACGTCGATCGAGAAGACGCCGGGGACTATTTCGATGGCGGAGGGCAGGCAAGGAGGGATCGAGATGGGGCTGGTGCTTCCGAAGCCGGAGATGAAGGCGTTTGGCGCCTGCTTCAGGGATGGCCTCAAGTTGCTTCTTTAAAGGCGATCGCCATGGCTGATTGGAAGTGATCCCACAGAATGTCTATTTAATTTTGTTAAGCATCTGTTCTATCCATTATATGCATTCGTTCCAAGAGATTGATTTGGTTACCATAAAATAAAATGGATGGAGAATATTTCGCCAAAAAAATTATGCAGGAATGAaataatgatagtaaaagatggtGTTTGAATTATGGATTTGggaataataatttgaaaatatttgggaatgatttctagatttatggTAATCAATCAAATTCATATAATTAGGTGGGTATTTTCATTTCCATTCTCATTATATTTTACTATCAAACTTATATCATAATCATTCCTATCATTTAACCAAATATTacctaaataaatatatatacataGCCAACCTATATTTATCACAGACTTATAATGACGTACAGATGTTCTTCCTAAGGTCGCAAgtgttaaatatatttttatatcatataatAAGTACGATAAAGTGATATATCAAAATTTAAACAAGCTATCAAGATGCACCAAGTTTCTTCACAAGACCACGAATATTAAATATACTTTTAACATCACATAAAGATGTAACAAAATTTAATACCAAAATATGATTATATGTTTACAACTATTAACCGaacaaaaatttaatatttaacacTCAGGGTTAATCTCAATTGAATATTGAAAtatattatctatttttttttaaaaaaaaactcaggaTTCTAAACAACTATcagattgtatatttttttaatactaaattaaattttaatcaaaattcggTTCATACCACGTTGATAAATTAAGAGTATTTTGAGAATGAGATTAAGAGGATTCTAAGAATAAGAGATCTCAATGACAAACTAtatgaaaaactaaaaataaagaatTCAAGGTAACTTTTTCTTATTAACATCTCACAGAAATTCATTTAGGCGATAGAATAGCTTATGTTCTTACGTGGATTCTCCATGAATACATTACAGTCAGCCAGGCTGATTATACAGTAATAGGCTAAATGCCACCTTTAATGCTAGGCAGCCTCAAGTTATACATAATAGTGAAAACTTCACTATATCGAGGTAATCAAACCATAAACTCTGAATAAAAGATAACTTCAGAGAGATATTAATCCGCGAACTCAGTCTTGTTCCTAAGGTGCTCCTTAAAGCCCATAATGTCACCCTCCCACCTGGTGGCAGCTTGATTCTCGCACACCCAAATCTCCTCGGCCACCTGGTTGATCAATCTGAAATCATGGCTCACCAGAACTAGGCCACCGTCCCACTCGTTCAGTGCTTCAGCTAATGAATCAATAGTTTCAATATCCAGATGATTTGTTGGTTCATCGAGCAGCAGCAAATGAGGTTGCCTCCAGGCCAGCCAGGCAAAAATTACCCTGCTCCTCTGACCATCCGACAAGTGTTTCATGGGCATCACCTGTGCTTTTCCTGACAGTCCAAACTTCCCTATCGCAGCCCTCATTTTCTCTTCCTCGTTGCCTGGGTATTCCATCATCATGTACTGGAGGGCTGACATATCGAGATCCAGCTTTTCTGCAAGATGCTGATGAAATTGTGCAATTCTGAGATGATTGTGCCGCCGCACCATTCCGTCTAAAGGAATGAGATCACCCGTCATTAGCTTGAGCAATGTGCTCTTGCCAGCACCATTAGGCCCTACGAGGGCAATTCTTGAATCTAGATCCACCCCAAAATCTAGGTTTTTGTAGATGAGATTGTCTGGAGTGTAGCCAAAAGTCACGCCAACAAACTGTAGGACTGGTGGGGGTAGTTTACCAACATCTGTGAAGCGAAAGACCAACACTTTGTCCCTCACCACTTTCTCTGTAAGTCCGCCACGCTCCATCTTAGCAAGGGTTTTCTCCTTGCTCTGAGCTTGACGAGCCAGTTTTGCAGAACCATGTCCAAAACGAGCAATGTACTCTTTCATTGAAGAAATTTGATCCTGCTCCCATTTGTACTGCTTCATCTGATTTTCTTCCAGCTCTGAGCGGGTTTGGACGTATTGATCATAATTACCAGTGTACAGCTTAAGCTTCTTGTTCTGCATGTGTATGATGTTGGTACATACTCCATTGAGAAAATCCTGGGAGTGTGACACCACAACTAGGATTCGGTCGAACTTCTTTAGAGTCTCTTCCAACCAAACACATGCTTCCAAATCTGCAATGGAAAATAAGAACAAGCAAACCTATGTAAGTAGCATTCAGAAAGAAGCACAAGGATAATAATGAACTTATCGTCTACTAATTAGCacaaagtaaaaataaaataaaataaaataaaataattgaggAAAACAGGCACTTAAACGATCAAAGGGAGCATCCTgcaatcaaaatcagttttaaaccaaaaaatgtcatgataatgtaTATGGCTTATGTTGGACTATGaaaaaaaagaatataaaatgtaaatataTATAGTGATtgagaaaaaagagaaatgaAAAGACAGCCTGCTAGAACAAGAATCAAATTTGATCTTGTGTAAAGAATTACTCACTCTATGCAATTATTTTACTTTAACACTTCGAGTTTGTTTAAAAGTTTGGATATAACTTCCAGATGAGACATTTTGGAAAATATTTGGACCAAAACCATGAATAAATTGCATGCTAGAAAGTGTGAGttagtaatgaaaataaatgggttacgGTTCAAAGGAATCCAATGTTGATACACTACCAAGATGATTTGTTGGTTCATCAAGCAAAAGTATTGTTGGATTCATAAAGAGGGCTCTAGCTAATGCAATCCTCATACGCCAACCACCAGAGAAGTCTCGGGTTTTCTTTGTTTGCATTTGTTTATTAAAACCAAGACCATACAAAATTTCAGCAGCTCGCTTTTCAGCGGTCGATGCATCAAGAGCTTCCAATCGCTCATAGATGCGATCCAAAGCTTCTCCACCACCGCCATCCTGCAAGGAGCCATAGCCATTTGCAATAAGATTGATTTTATCAAGCATGATAATAATCTATGTGCTAGTTGTGACATAATAGTTGTTCCAACAGACAAACCTCGGCGGCTAATATTTCAGCTTCTTTCTCCAACCTCAATCTTTCTTCATCACAGCAGATGACAGCCTCCAGAGCAGACATATCAGAAGCTTCAATTTCCCTGCTAAGGTGATATATATCCATGTGCTCAGGGATGGGGAGCTCTCTGCATCCAATAGCTGTCAGAAGAGTTGACTTCCCGCAACCATTAAGTCCTAACAAACCATAGCGCCTATAGAAACATCAGACAGATTAGCGCAAAGAGAAGATGAATAAGTAAAATTTGAGTTGTCAATCACAAAGTAAAATGTTACCCAATGATACCTTCCATAGTTGAGCTCCAACTCAGAATCTACTATCAGGTCATGCCCATGAAAGGTTAATGATAAGGACTCAATCTGGAATGAgcacataaatttttttatcagaaTGATATTTGATCGAAAGGAATGAAATAGAAATCTGATACATGCAGCACAAAAAGttttataaacaaaaagaaaCATTATCATTTTTTTCTCAATCCCTAGATATTGGATGGTGAAGAGGAGCCCTGGCGCAATAATAAAGTTGTTGTCATATGACctaaaggtcacgggttcaagtATCAAAAACAACCTCTTTCAAAGCAGGATAAGATTGTGTACAATAAACCCTTCCTTAGAACCCCGCATTGGCGGGAACTTTGTGCACTGAGCTGCCCTAGATATTGGATGGTCAATTCTACTAATAATTCccatttaatttatgcaagtaaTAAAATAATAGCGTATGAGAAGCTTGAATGTGCATCCTAAACTAATCTTACAAAAATGAATAGTAACAACTTTATGCAGAACAAGTATGGCTAGTGAGTAGAaataatcacaagaaataaaatcATATGAAAACACAACACCAATTAATTCCAAACTTCAAGATCCTAGTTTTCAAAATAACTACTGCAACGTGCTTATATATATCCAACATTATAACAGTAATTTCTAATTCCCGCAAACCAAATACAAAATTATTTATTCTTAAAGATCTAATTTAACATCTTTAACGAATCTTTAAGGGGAAAGATACTCTTAAGAACACTGTTGATAGTCAAATAATCAACATATTAGAGAAAGAAGGCTTCTCTTTTTTATCATAAAAGAATTTTCGAATTTAAAATTGTTATATGCTCCTATGTGCCTAAGCCAATGAAAAATTGATGCAAATTACAAGTTGAGGAATAAACCCATCATTGTCTCTTTCAAGTTAAGTAATTTTCCGATTGAAATTCAAATGTAAAACTGCATCCATAGTAAGAGCAGATCATCAGCACGTAAATATATACAGCAACATAGAGGAAATAAATCTACAACACCAAAATTGTGTAGGCCGATTAACAAATCTTCTAAGCTAACAAAATAATATCTTCCCAATACAGAGGATGCATTAAAGATAGCATATTATTCATCATAAAgggaaacataaaaaaaataaacaaaaacaatCCAGCATcaagaaatataagtaaattcaCCTCCCAGCCAGACTCGTGCATAGATTTTGTTCTCAAAAGTGAATGAACCTTATATTCAATTGTTCAGGTCCGATCATCAAACTTACCATTTTTTACTGTCTTCTATCAAAACCAACCTTATCAAACAGAAAAACAAACACAACCAAAAGAGAACGAGGAAGAAAAGAACTTACATGGATATCTCTGGATTGGGGATGCGAAGCAAGTACTCCAGTGCAAGTCCGATCTGAGATCTGGAAGGCCCCCACTCCATCAGCAACCTTCGCAATCCCGTTGGTCACCTCAGACGTCTTCGACGACGTCACGGCAGACTTCCCACCCCTCTTCGCAGCGGCTGCGGCTTTCTTGGCCGCCGCCTTCCTCTTGCTCGCGTCCGATACCATCCTCCTGCTCAAGTTCCAACAGATAACCTTCCGCCAAATCCGATCGAACCAAAAACTCGCTGAGCGGAGATCGAACAACAAGAATAAGTGATCGGAACGGATCGGGAACTGAAATACGAGGACGTAACGATTCAGAAGTCCCCGAGGGCTCTACTCTTCCGCTAGGGTTTCGCTGTTCCTTTCTCCTGCGAACAAGAAGAGCAGTTCAAAAGAAGCCTTTCCCCTTAAGGCGCCGATATATTTATAGGCCCTTCAGGTTCGCATCGTGGTCGCAAGTGGACGACTTTAAAGCCTGGATCGACCGTCCACGTGGGACTTCACCACCGACTTTGTTCAAATCTGACGTCGATCATGCAGATTCGGCCCGGCCATAAGGCGACTCGGGTGGACATGTGTCCAAATCGAACTAGTCGTATGAACGGCTAGATGCCTTCTGATCGCTTTAAGATTCACGATCTCACGTTCATCAGCACCTACGCGGGCCAATTTCCTCCTTTAAAGGCCGATGTAGTTGCTTGGCCCATCAACGTCGTAGTTTCGAGCTCTGACGTCTTTCTCGTTCCAAAACTACGTCACGATTTTCCATTCCATTTTTTGTTAAGAAAAAATGTCAAGAGAGTCCGCGTAGAACTTGCGTGGACGAGACGGCCACGCCTCAAAGATCCTGAAAATTCTGGACTCCTTTAAATGCAAAATCTTGATAAAATATTGGCAATCTATTCTCACGCACGCGCAGCTGAAGCTGATAGGATTATTTGTTTTTCTCCCAAACAAAACATCGATAACGACTTTCACATCACAGGCTATCACTTATCAATATCGACTTCCACTTTCAAGTTTCATCTCAATTTCTCCTGAATTGATCACCTCATTAACATTAAGTAAACACAACTCACATACCACTGTACACTTTCATAATCAATTATAATCACTCTAAACAAATAACATCATGCCAGATAACCATTGATCTGGTTTGACGGCTGTATGCTTTGCGGGTTATGAAACACATTATCCGGGTCGACTTTGGTCTTGGCTCGAACCAACCTCTCATAGTTCCCCAAGAAATAACTCTCTCCCCATGACTTTACGTTTGCCATTCGATCGATCGCCGGTTCGTCCTCTATTGTCCATCCGTTGGTCCCTAAATCTAAATCCACGTAGTTTATGTATGCTGCTCGTGGATTATCGGATACCTTATCGGCCATGAATTCGTAGAACTTGCGCATCCACTCTATGTAGTTTTGGTTGTTTTCGTCAGCATTTGCCTGCCATTCGATCAGATATTGGATCGCGTAGAGATTCCCACTCCGATGGGGGAATGGTAGATGATCGCTCGGGATTCTATCCATGGCTCCCCCATACGGGTCCATAATTAAGTATGCCTTCGGCTCCACTAAGAGCTGATTGAGGATCGAGATTAGGTCCGATTCGGGGATCGGGACCCGTACGTAGTCGGATTTGGCCTTGAAGGATTTCTTATCGATGAGGAACCGGTTTTTTAGATCCGAAACCGTGCTCC
Coding sequences within it:
- the LOC122014491 gene encoding ABC transporter F family member 1-like, translated to MVSDASKRKAAAKKAAAAAKRGGKSAVTSSKTSEVTNGIAKVADGVGAFQISDRTCTGVLASHPQSRDIHIESLSLTFHGHDLIVDSELELNYGRRYGLLGLNGCGKSTLLTAIGCRELPIPEHMDIYHLSREIEASDMSALEAVICCDEERLRLEKEAEILAAEDGGGGEALDRIYERLEALDASTAEKRAAEILYGLGFNKQMQTKKTRDFSGGWRMRIALARALFMNPTILLLDEPTNHLDLEACVWLEETLKKFDRILVVVSHSQDFLNGVCTNIIHMQNKKLKLYTGNYDQYVQTRSELEENQMKQYKWEQDQISSMKEYIARFGHGSAKLARQAQSKEKTLAKMERGGLTEKVVRDKVLVFRFTDVGKLPPPVLQFVGVTFGYTPDNLIYKNLDFGVDLDSRIALVGPNGAGKSTLLKLMTGDLIPLDGMVRRHNHLRIAQFHQHLAEKLDLDMSALQYMMMEYPGNEEEKMRAAIGKFGLSGKAQVMPMKHLSDGQRSRVIFAWLAWRQPHLLLLDEPTNHLDIETIDSLAEALNEWDGGLVLVSHDFRLINQVAEEIWVCENQAATRWEGDIMGFKEHLRNKTEFAD
- the LOC122016647 gene encoding anthocyanin 5-aromatic acyltransferase-like, with protein sequence MTSSPSPITLLHHFQVSLPPDSAPAAAALPLTFFDIVWLPTGPVERLLFYRFPHPTSHFLSHHLPLLTSSLSRAILLFYPLSGCVSPPRVPSPDAKFQIRFSAGDSVPLDVAESSEDFDRISGDYPRAFRDLHSMVPRLPIADDGSIPLMALQITVFPNQGVALGVAVHHVACDDSSSIHFLKSWAAAAIGGDSKESPISPPLTDRMAIADPDSLYFKILAEMQSLQSSAPPSSPPPDLPPELVIASFAIGQEQIERLKRDTSARSGGGARVSTFIVACAFAWACLVRAQARFYSTKKTAYLLFSVECRGRLDPLVPASYFGNCLRPCFVEVGVRDLLNGEGVFAAAEAIGKAIKGLEEGGVLKGAEGWLQKIISLVPERPMSIAGSPRYRVYDVDFGWGKPMKVEMTSIEKTPGTISMAEGRQGGIEMGLVLPKPEMKAFGACFRDGLKLLL